The DNA region TCATTCCAAATGAGTAGCAATCACGTGAGTGAGCACTTTTATCTGGAAGCATCTTAAACTCATCAAGCTGTAAACAATACGCTTCATCAGGacataaagaaaacaacatctTTAAAACATATTGTCATAACATTTGATCTTTTTACCTGCTCTTCTGGAggaacacagctggactccctCACATTCTCAATGCTTGCGagaaactgaagaataaaatacaacccaaataaaaaaaagtaaaacacatgtCTCGCTTAGAGAGTTTTCAATGCCTGATATGTCGTTAGTGGCTTTAGTCTTTTCACCTCTTACCTCTGGGGTTGCCTCTGAGAACTTGCACACGGTCTCCATCCCTCCAACTTTCCAGTGACCATCTTCACTGACAAATACTGAAGAAATGCAAACGTTGTTGTGGCTTGATTTGCCCTAACGGGGGAGGAAAGGGTTAACAAGTTATGCATGCCCATTTTCCTCAGACAAATCCAAACCGAATCCCGACATGCATTAACTAACTCGTTACCTTCTGAGATTTTTAGTTACATTAGCAAATTCATGCATTCTTCTGCTTGCTCACCCTCTCGTGCAGAAAGACAAGCGCCTGTAGGAGGTCATAGATGCCTGCACAGATTTCCTCTGGAGACAgactgtccagcagcagctccagaggctGCACACGCTCCGTCACCAGGTGGATGCCGCCGTCCTGCACCGAGCAGGACAGGAAGCGCAGCAGACATGGGTGCCTCAAGGTCttcaggtgctgcaggaaatgaaaacactttgtttatttactataaacagtggatgtgctgcagaTGACAATGGATCAGAGAGTAGTTACAAATTATGCAATTTACCAATTAACCATCAATACCGGAAAGCATTCTTCTAATGGCCCATGCAGGATAGTGTATTGAAATACTGATTGATGATTGTGCTACTATGTTATATATTATGTAGTGGTAACAAGTTCAAGTTTCAAAACACTTGAATTGGCTGTGTGGACTGTAGCAACAAAGGTTTGTTCTGGGATCAGTGCAACTACCTTTGCAGCTTTGTTGACTTTGTCCTCGTTGTCTCGCTTGTGAACGAACACCGAAGCGGGCTTCCCGTCCTGGAGCACCGCCGAGTACATGGTGAGTCCGGAGGGCAGCGTGAGGAGCGGCTCCTGCAGGACGCAGGCGCTGCTCTCCGCTCCCATGTCCGCACCTGCTCCTTGACTTGAAGGACAACGTGCGGAACACAGAGGGATCAGATCACAGGCTGTGTCAAGATACGCGCGCACACAGGAGCTCGCTGCCGGCTTAAGCGGACACCTCCTACCTGCTCGATGTCCGGGCTGTAGCGCAGCTGTGGGTGAATTAGCTGGTGCCGCCTAGCTGGCTAACCTCGGCGCTACGTTAGCCGGCTTCTCATTGCTATGCTTCTGGGTCACCTTTTCGCATAAAAGCAAACATGTCAATAGCAGCTAGTTCTGTGTACGGAACAGTATTGGCAAAATGTCAAACTTGTATTAATAAACACAGTATAACTCCTGCCCACTAGCTACTTGTCAAACGGACGAAGCTAACGTGATGCGAAAGCGTCGCcgtaaacacacaacacaactcaCTTCCGGTAAAGGACGGAACCAAAAAGCAGGGGGACAACAATAATCTGTCAAAAGTTACTTAGATTACTCGATGGGTCTGATCAGTTTAAAGGTTAATTGAAGTTATTTAATTCATATCTTAAAATTAATCTAAATAGTAACTGAATAGGAAGAGTCATAACTTCGATGTTAACTTAACATAACTTGCACCTCCATGTGCAAGGAACCAGGAGTAACCCTCTTCTGAGAGCTAATGGTTGCAGCTGAAGTGGTGCGAGATaacgcgtgtgtgcgcgcggacGCACGGCCACGTAGTAACAGAGGCGAAAATAGAAACTAACAGAGTCGGTCTTACAGGACTTTCCAGGACCTGTTTTCAAAACGCCTGTCCTGAAGCAGCACCCCAGGAGCCAtgtaacaatattaataataataataataataataataataataataataataataataataataataataataataataaataaacacaactcCTATAGCTAAGCATGTAATATGATCTGCACattaaaacttttataatttgTTAATATAAGCTACCAGGGTGCAGGACAAGACTGCGTCCCAGCTGTCATCGCTGTCATGCATAACAGAGGCCAGGTACACCCTGGTTAAGTAGTCAGTCCATGACCAGTCCAGACAGCAGAGTCCATCACTCACACCTTTGGGGCGAGCAACCAATCAAGTGAAGGTGTTTGGGCAGTGGGAGGAAACCTGAGAACCCacagaaaacccacacagacacctacgcaacaaatcaaacccactgttgtgaggcaacagtgataaccactacaccatGGTGCCACCCACAGGAAGAACACGCAActccacacacagaaacatactGAGTAAAAACTATCACAAGATgtaacagatactgtatgtcGTTCACTACTGTGTTGTTATTAATCGACTGATAATTGACTTTTACACAACAGGCTCATGATCCATCCAGAGATCAGGAAATGGGAAGCTGCATTTGAAGAATGATAAGTTCTGCTTTCACCAGACTTATAACATCATTTAGCTCATGGACCTTTATGTTGTTATTACTCCGTTCATGTAAGAGgagctttcagtaaacacacactggctgaCAAAATGTTATGACTTTATTGTACTGTAGATCATAATTTAGCTGCATCATCAGACCCACATTTTGACCCATAGCTGACCTAATCTGATATGACATTGACATTCCACTCAATACCGATGAGTGACTAACCAaattgcatgtttttggactgtgggaggaaactgggTTAGACACGGGAAGAACATGCTCAGTTTTTAACTGAGCACCAACCAACGATGTATCTCCGTTTGTGTCTGCTTCACTCATTTCCTGGAAACGGCTTCTAATTTCAAAACCGACCTGTCTCCTGCAGCTTATTTATTAGTAACAAATGAACACATATGTTTTTCAGAGGAAGTGATAGTTTAGACCCAATGACAGCGGCGCAGACATTGGCGTGTTGCCTTAGTAACTAACCAGCAGCAGCTAACACACACTCTAGGGTTTGGACAGGAACCAGCATGGATGAGCTCGGTAAGACAACTTTCTGTTGCATTGCCTTCTTGTAATTTCCACCCGGGTGCTAAAAATGTGGACTGCATTTaaaaagtagaagaaaaataagaaaaggaCTCTGGAATATGTTAATAGTTCTAGTTCAATGTGGTCTGTGGTGCTTCTATCCAACACACATCATCAAGTCACAAAACGTGGCTTCTCTTGGCACAATGTTGTACAGCTTGTTCCAGTAAATGTGTTATGTCTTGATTTGGATGAAAATGTATCTGTTTTAAATTTATGCTGATGTCACAGACACTGGATCATCTGAACATACGTAAAAGTAAATTTTAGCAGGCTGTAAAAGGTTTTTTATTGCGTGTGTAATACAGAATTCAAAAAAGTCAAAAAAAGTGCTTTTCCTCAAAAACAATTTTTTGTTCTGGTTTCTTTAACATGTGATTTATAGTGTGGAGAACACAGAGTTCAACCTAGTTTAATATGTGTAGCAAAACTCTTGCAACACTGTCAGAGGTTTCACTTCTGCAACCATCACTTCCGGAGGAAGCTGAGCTGCATGACACCACCTCAAACCCCTGTGATCAAGGTGCTCTCGTCTCAgcacacaggaaacactggcaCTGCACAAATCACTCGCGTCCTGTGGCTTAACAGTGAATGTGCAGGGAAGACACTGTTTACactgtacagtttgtgtttttaaggtTGATCTTACAGTATTTTCCCCCAACAACAGATATGCTGTTAGAGGAGCTGGCCCTGAATTCAGCGAGCACACAGACGgtcagtgatgctgcagctgatgcagaGGTGACCACAACACTGAGCTGTGCTGCATTGTTACCGCTGTCAGTTGTAGTCAAATGACAAATTGAATCCTTAGCCAACCAGCGGATAATTAACATTTGCAAAGCAAAGATGACATCGGGGTTAAGGTTGCATCACGTGACACttggctgtttgtctgcagacgCCAGATGAAGTTTATTCTGGACTCAccaggaaagaaaacaaaacagccacCTCAAATGTCTACAGGTAAAAAAAGCAAGAGTTTGATCCCTTTGTGACCTCTGAGTCGCTTTACAATTGCATCAAAGTTGCAGAGAAAACGGGAGCTTGCACAAGATGTTTTGTTACTCACTGTAAGAGATGCTTTAACTTTACTTTGTTATGTTATTCATTTTAGCAGTGTATTTTCAGAACCTATTTAAGAGCTGAGCTGCAAATGGGAGGTGATGTGGATTTTGTGATGTTACGCTTTCTTTatactttttctctttcttcacaTATAGTGATCTGCCTGCTCCCGTGGCAGCGCCTGTCAGCCCTGACTCACCCACCAAGGAGCTGGAGTCCATCCTGGAAGACCTGCTGGGTCTGGGACAGGAGGTCAGTGCAGTGTTTGCAGGTCCCCAACTCTCATCTGAGCGTGATTTCAACATGTTAGAAAAATATTGCCAGGAAATTCACTGATGGTGTGAAGAGTGAAGGTTCACTAAGCCGGTTGAACAACAGGGGGCAGCACTGTACAGTACTAGCGTCTCCATTATAAGCTCAACCTATACAATCCCAGCACAGGAGCACTGatcaattataaaaataaataaacaataggAGATACATGTGATTATTTGTCTCATCACTCAGGATCCGGCGTCTTCGACCACCCCACCTTCTCTCACACAAAAACAGTCTGTGAAGAAGAAGACGGAGCGTAAAGAAGAGGAGGCCGGGGGGAGCGGCATCACGGCAGCTTCACCCACAAAGGCCTCCAACACTACCTCCAAAACAGATACAATAGATGATCTGCTCGGAGGGCTGAGCTCCGACCTGGAGAAACTTGGCGTGCGCACGGCAGCCAAGGGCCACTGTGCGTCCTGCAACAAGTGCATCGTGGGAAAGGTGCATTAACTCACGTAAACAAATTAGCAAGCAGTAAAATACGAAATGCATCTATGGACACTGGTGCCATTAAACAAATAagggcttgtttgtttttcccagATGATCACGGCGCTGGGCAAAGTCTGGCACCCTGAGCACTTTGTGTGCGCGGTGTGTAAGATGGAGCTGAGCACCGCGGGCTTCTTCGAGAGGGAAGGTCGGCCGTACTGCCACAAGGACTACCACCAGCTTTTCTCCCCGCGCTGCGCCTACTGTAAAGGCCCCATTCTGCAGGTGAGGAGGGCTCACTTCTGCTCGTGTGATGCTTGTGAGTGAAGACGTGTGACATGAGTGTGGTTCACAGAACATCCTGACGGCCCTGGACCAGACCTGGCACCCCGAGCACTTCTTCTGTACACACTGTGGGTGTCTGTTCGGGCCTGAAGGTTAGTTCAAGCGTTTGTTTCTGCCGACTGGGCAAAAAAGAAGGCAGACGTGCGTGAAGTGTCATCGCTGCGCCTCGTTGCCGTGCAGGTTTCCTGGAGAGGGACGGAAAGCCGTACTGCTGCACGGACTTCTACCAGCTCTTCGCGCCCAAGTGCTCGGGCTGCGGGGAGTCGGTGAGGGAGAACTACCTGACTGCAGCCAACGGCACCTGGCATCCAGAGTGCTTCGTCTGCGCGGTGAGCGTCGCACCTCAGACCACACACGCGGCTCTGGCCCCACGCAGGCCCGGGAATGAAGGAGAGGGATAGCCGCACATTTGCTTTATTTGCAACATTTCAACCACAAGGCTGATGAAAACCTCATGCCTGATGAATGCGATGCGGTTGAAGTGATGCAAATAAATCAAGGGAACCATATTCCTCAGTGTGGATGTCGTTCACTCCCTGCAGCATGTGGTTTTTACTTctgcttttatatatatatatatatatatatatataacccaGGTGCTACTCGTGCAGTAACAGCTTGCTCCACTCAGACCGAGGGCTTGTGCGCGTTGGCTCaaagctgcacacaaacagaacagctCCTTGATGGTAAAACTTACACCTGTGTTTGGACAATTCAGCGTGTCTGCCAATGAAAACGCATGTGCTCATCTTCAGGGCCGAACACAGCAGATTTCTGGCTCTCTTGACAGATGCATGAcagaagacaaagagagagattCAATACCTAACTTGCAGAGAGTGCGATTAAGATCTGGACCGGTGTTTTGGTTCTTAGCGTCGCCTCCCCATCCTCCATCTGTTTACACACATAACCAGGTTTCCTCTCCCATCCAGGACTGCCTGAAGCCCTTCACTGACGGCTGCTTCATGGAGATGGACGGACGGCCCCTCTGCACGGTGGACTTCCACTCCCGGCAGGGCACCCTCTGCGGGGGCTGCGGCGAGCCCATCACGGGACGCTGCATCTCGGCCATGGAGCGTAAATTTCATCCCGAGCACTTCGTGTGCGCCTTCTGCCTGCGGCAGCTCAGCCAGGGCATCTTCAAGGAGCAGAAGGGGAAGCCATACTGCTCCACTTGCTTTAACAAACTCTTTGTGTGAACGACTGTCGGGCAGCAGAAGCAAATGCCAGTTTGCATTAATGTGAACTGCAGTGCTTTGCATTTTAAAGCTGTTATGCTCTAAGAGACAAACAAAGTCTTTGGCTTTTTCAGTCCTTCATGGGGACATGGTACCTGAAATATGAAAGGTAATAATAAATTGCATGTAGAAATGTGACACACGTTGCTAATAGATTAGATTATTTTGTTCTATGATTAACAAGGAAAAAAGCTAATGATAAAAACCTCAAAGAGCCTTTATATAAATGTGAAGTCTGGACACTTAGTCTAATATTTATGATATTTCATCCATCGAGACCACATAAAATTTATACccagagaaataaaaacacagaggtgCGGCTTTAACCGGTGGTTTCCATGAAGCTAACCTCAGTTGGCCGAAGCGCTGGCAGCCGTTCGCCCAGGGCTCCATCGCTTGCACTGGCGGCGGCTGGCACCCGAGCTTCCTCCTGCGCTGACCGACCATCTGGCCCCTGGCATGCACTCGGCCCAGACCGCTGCCTCTCCTCACGCGCTGCTTTTATCGTTGCCAGCTGAAGATTAATGAAGGCAGTGAGGTGAACAGAGGGACCTCCTTCAATGCGCCTTGGCTGAATGattaataaacacacagtgtACGTTCATTTATTATCATAATATAACTTAATAAAGtggatttaaacatttttacagtataaatcTTATGTTCATTTCCACTAGACTGGGCAGCAAAATGCTCTGGTAGTCGTACTGTATTTCAAATTGTTGATGTTTGCACATCTTTGAACGCGTCATTAAGCTCAGTGTTCAACACGAGAACAAATGGAAGCCAGTAAATCAAACAACACCCTGAGCTGAATTAAAAGTAAACAAGGCTGAACTGAGGCGCAGGTGAGCCGCCTCTCGTCAAACAGCATCTTATCTGCAGACGAGCGCTGGCCGCCTCCGGCCCGGGAGCAGCTTTCCTCAGCTTTTCCCTCCAGCCACTTAGAGCCGCTGCGTAAAGTCGGTCTGCGAGTGGGAACGGAGCTGGGCATTAATCATGCTGTCATCGCAGTCAGTCAGACCAGGCCTCTCATGGCCTCCGCACAATATGGACCTCGCGTCGCGGAAGGAGTGTGAACGTATCGTGTTCGGTCGAGATCCAAGATCGTTAGTGTTTAACGATCCGAGGGCCAAACGCCCGGATTTCGACCAAACTTAAACTCATACTGTGATTTAAAATCTGAGATATGTTTAAACACGTTGTTTTAAAGTGAACCTTCCAGCAGGAACCATAGAACAACATTACTTTGCATCTGATACAGTTAACTCACCCGCCCCCACCACGCGTTCACTCCAGCGTTACCACTCACCGTCACATGCTATTACGAGTGGGAATCGTCATCAACGCAGTCTTATTAGTGGGAAACCTATTTAACGCCCGTTCCGACAAATGCCTTCAAAGAGATGTAAACGAGTGGTTAGTTTAAATTTGGATTTGTGGAAAACCTCAGCCACATGTGTGGAATAGCTGTCGCGTGCTTTTTCTGAACTTCAGACACACCAGAGCCACGACGCGGGGAATTCATAGAGAAAATACGAGTGTTATGGTATGGCTGAGTGAACGGGGAGGAAAGGGGCTCACagtaaaaatgagaaaacatgaAATGTGAGCAGCGCTCTGTTTTAAAGGGTGCTGAATAAAGGGCTGTCTGTGGAAAGCGGGGAGAGTGTAACTCAGGTGACATTTACTGCAGTGGGAGCGGGTgcgaactggggctggagccccACAGTAGGGCCAGTGGGAGGGAGGGGCCCAGTGGGACATAATGGACCCCGGTTCGGCGGCCGGGCAAAGTGAGGGGAGCACGGACCCGCGACTGTAGCTGCAAGAGTTACTGCTGCGTGACACCGAGGCCTTTTCTCCCATAAAACGGCTGCGTGTGCTGGGCCACCCCTGACGGAGGCGCTGGGCCGGGACCGAGACCGGGCCCCCGGCCCGGGTCACGCCCGGCTGGCCCCGCCCTGACCTGCGGACGCGACGGGTCACATCGGCGTCGAACCCATAACTGTCAGAACTGCCACATGTCCAGATGGACCCGTTAATCACAGCAGTTTGCTGGAATGAATGTGGTGGCAAATCAAGTCGGGTCAGAGAAAATACAGGAACACAGACGGCTCGGTTCACTGTGGCATCATTACTGGACCTGCAGATTACAGTGAAAACAATGCTGGGTTCTGACTGTGCTGCACTGATCATAGAACCTCCTCACTTTCTCTCCCACTGATTTGAACCCACAGCACGTCCTCAGCAGAGCGGTGGGAAAAACACACGTTACCTGAGGTGACGTGCGTCTGCGCGCTTCAAGTGGAAATGGAGGTGAGTTTATGTTCTGGCATCAGTTGCACATAAAACTGTTCAAAGCATTTTTTTGGCGCTCCAGAGAAAGTCTCTTTCAAACCAGTTGAAGGACGGGGACACAGTTCTGCTGTTGAATGTGGAGGCTCCACTCAATAAGCAAACACTGTAGCTTAGATTCATTTAGATTTGTTGACTGACTCATTAAATACTACTGTTAAATAACTGGAGGTGTTATAGTAGACGTAATATTGGATTGAATGGAGTTGAATGCAATGTGTTGGCTTTGCTCTGATTAATTAATTAGATTAAttagattaattaattaatctaaGCGTCTTTGACAGAGAGCTGACATGAGAGGCTGTTCATGATCACAGTCTAATGATGTGAACATCATCCTTTGCAGTAAGCGTCTTTGTTTGCGCTTCGCTAGGTTTGTTTACCCTGACTCCTTTAACAGCTGCTGGTGCCCTCGTCTTTACTGGAAACTATGTGGAAAACGCTTCATATGAACTTGTTTGCTGAATCCCGCCCCGTCGCCCTGACGCTCGCCAGCTGTCGCTTTCCTGCAACTCGAGCCAGAAAATCAAAACATTATGTCGCAAAGGTCAGTTGAAGTGGGAAGAGCCGGCATGTCCGTCGTTAATGCACAAACACGCGCATGCAAACGCCGAGCGCTCAACAAAGATGAGCCCACAGAGCAAAGCTGGACGACACACAAGTGTTTCTGTGTGGGAGCGCGGCTCGGTGTGTTCTTAGCAGCAGAGGAAAAGTGACAACTTCAACACCTCTGTAATGACTTCCACGCAGAGAGAGGCTGCGCCGGAGCGCCCTGCACTTgggctgtgtttgctttggctCCGCAGTGATGCAGGACGCAGGTATCACACCTGATTCATGACTGGCTCCTCTGTCCAAAAGGAACTTTGTGTTGTCCTTGGCGGAACACGGAGGGCTCCGTGCTATCTAACACACTCCTGCATCAGCATGGGaaggaacacgcacacacacacgcacgcacgcacacat from Betta splendens chromosome 4, fBetSpl5.4, whole genome shotgun sequence includes:
- the lpxn gene encoding leupaxin isoform X1, producing MDELDMLLEELALNSASTQTVSDAAADAETPDEVYSGLTRKENKTATSNVYSDLPAPVAAPVSPDSPTKELESILEDLLGLGQEDPASSTTPPSLTQKQSVKKKTERKEEEAGGSGITAASPTKASNTTSKTDTIDDLLGGLSSDLEKLGVRTAAKGHCASCNKCIVGKMITALGKVWHPEHFVCAVCKMELSTAGFFEREGRPYCHKDYHQLFSPRCAYCKGPILQNILTALDQTWHPEHFFCTHCGCLFGPEGFLERDGKPYCCTDFYQLFAPKCSGCGESVRENYLTAANGTWHPECFVCADCLKPFTDGCFMEMDGRPLCTVDFHSRQGTLCGGCGEPITGRCISAMERKFHPEHFVCAFCLRQLSQGIFKEQKGKPYCSTCFNKLFV
- the lpxn gene encoding leupaxin isoform X2; translation: MDELDMLLEELALNSASTQTTPDEVYSGLTRKENKTATSNVYSDLPAPVAAPVSPDSPTKELESILEDLLGLGQEDPASSTTPPSLTQKQSVKKKTERKEEEAGGSGITAASPTKASNTTSKTDTIDDLLGGLSSDLEKLGVRTAAKGHCASCNKCIVGKMITALGKVWHPEHFVCAVCKMELSTAGFFEREGRPYCHKDYHQLFSPRCAYCKGPILQNILTALDQTWHPEHFFCTHCGCLFGPEGFLERDGKPYCCTDFYQLFAPKCSGCGESVRENYLTAANGTWHPECFVCADCLKPFTDGCFMEMDGRPLCTVDFHSRQGTLCGGCGEPITGRCISAMERKFHPEHFVCAFCLRQLSQGIFKEQKGKPYCSTCFNKLFV